The Citrus sinensis cultivar Valencia sweet orange chromosome 4, DVS_A1.0, whole genome shotgun sequence DNA segment CTTCTAGTCTCCCGCAAGTTTTTGGAAAGAATCAACGCGacctttattttaaaacacgcacacattttaaaatatgaaaaataatgaaataaataaaattaaaccaataaaataaaaaatacatctAATTAATGTAAACTAAATcagaatcaataataaaaatccatAAAACTACTCTACAGTTTTACgctaattgattaattatttcaatttttatacaTCCACACACTGATGTTTCATGAATCAATCATTTGTTTCACGGAAAATATCGGCCACACTGATGTTTTAAGAAAGTTGGGAGGAACCTAGATGATAGTTGAAATATCcgagtgtaaaataaaataaacccatTTATCTCTTTAGTTTATAATCATCCAAATGAAAGTGGCCCGACGACGCAATGAAATCAAATTGTGTCATGTGCTAAATAATTTATCGTAACTATTTATTGGATTAATTGCAAAGGCGACTCGACAATCATTATAAACTTTTTGTCCAAACTACGTGTGGTGACTGGTGACTAGTGttaaaactgataaaaaaaattgtaattttttaaaatctccaaggattttttagataattacCCACGTAACAATTCCTCAAGCGTCTCTCAAGTTCGTGAGGAGATTGTACGAGAACATATGTCTTGTGCCTAATCAGACGTATTAGTCTGATGCTATATTTCTATTAGGGCAAAGTTATTtgcactttaaaaattaatctgaataaaattataaaataagtaattagttattttctaataaaataatttattataaaattactcatCATATTAGTTACTATTAAGgacaatttatttatgaaccaatacaatttaattactttaaacaCCCATATAGTACACTCATTAtttaacatataattttttatatctaacgtcttaaaaaataatttattgaacactattttaaattattttgaagacaaaatatttgtaagacttacatttttcaacaaataaaataaactaaaattgttGCAAAGGTGctcatatttttttgtctttcatttaaaaataaaaaataaaagcactcTAGACCTAATACCCAGTGagcatcttcttcttcttcttcttcttcttcttctttttttgtggCAGATtgcaatttgatttttaattattattgaggTAATGAAAGTCCATACTTCTTGATTTTAAAGGATTTATGGGTGTAAAAATTGATGTGGaatatattctttaattaacgaaaactaataaataaatttctttgagTGTGCCCTACCCTTTCTATTATCAAATGTAAGCACGATCATTATTacaaggagaaaaaaataaaaaggatcCTAATGCCAATTTGTTGGTCTTGATGGACCAGGATCCCGTGCTCAGCTGAACTTGTGTTGAGCACCGAATCAATAGTCAGTAATTATTTAAGATTCACATGAGATAATTGATGATCGTTGATCCAGTGCTCTACAAAAACTCACCCAAAAAAGGAAAGCAGGAGAAAGGTCCAATCAGCGGGGTGCCCCCCAACACTACcagcatttattttattgatggatcagctttttattattataataagatAAGAGATAGGCATGTGTCCAACAGTAAGTAGTAATAAACAATCAGTTGTCAGTTTAAGCGGCGGCTTTAATATAAGTCATATTTTTGGGAAATGTAATTTTCAGTCCCCTGGAATCTTGTAACGTGGAGATGACCACCTTAGCACTACCACCAAGTTGAGTTACGGAATACAGGGTTAAATAGGCGTAGTTCAAATACGTACTTGTGAGGATTATAGATAGATAAAAAGCATAATCCGAAAGGGTCAATCTTTGTGTTCCTGCGATGGAAAATAATGCCAAGCAGCCACTCATCTCTCCCCTATTGGAAGAGGAAGACCAAGAGCAAAACCGAAAGCCCCAAAACCATCTGTTAGTACCGGAGTCGCTCCCTGCAGTAAGCACCGCCGTCTTCACCGCCGGCACTGATGACATCCCTCCGATCAACGGTGTCCGTGACTTCTCAAGAGAGTTCTTAAAAGAAGGCAAGAAACTATGGTACCTAGCCGGTCCCGCCATCTTTATGACCATATGTCAATACCCTCTCGGCGCCATCACCCAAGTCTTCTCCGGCCACATCAGCACCCTCGCCCTAGCTGCCGTCTCCGTCGAAAACTCCGTCATCGCCGGGTTCTCATTCGGCGCCATGGTACAGTATCAATTACTTGCTTCATTCTGCATGTTTAAGAATCAGCtagatattttaaatcattaatattTCACATGTACAAACTTCAATTATAGGTTattggttaattaattaattaattaatcaatgaaCTATAGATAATCTAATTAAAACGTGCCTTAGCGTACTACATACAGCTTGGCATGGGGAGTGCACTGGAGACTTTATGCGGGCAAGCGTACGGAGCAGGACAGCTCGACATGATGGGGGTGTATTTGCAAAGATCTTGGATTATTCTCATCACAACAGCTTTAATGCTGATGTTCATGTACATATTCGCGCAACAAATTTTAAGTCTAATTGGGCAAACCCAGGAGATATCAAATGCAGCCGGAACATTTGCCACATGGATGATACCTCAACTATTTGCTTACGCATTGAATTTCCCCATGGTAAAGTTTCTACAGGCACAGAGCAAGATCATGGTATTGGCTGTGATAGCAGCTGTGGCCTTGCTACTGCACACCATTTTGAGTTGGTTATTGATCCTGAAGCTGGGATTGGGCCTGGTGGGTGCGGCTGTGGCTCTAAATGCATCCTGGTGGTTCATTGACATCACCCGActgctttatatttttagcGGGGCCTGTGGTCCAACTTGGTCTGGTTTTTCATGGAAGGCCTTTCACAGTCTCTGGAGTTTTGTTCGGTTATCTCTAGCATCTGCGGTTATGCTCTGGTGAGTCCATTCTATTAATCTTTTTCGCTGCTTACATTAtttaatcttattattaattaattagcctTTCATAAaccataaaacaaattaattaatactaattattggggtttcaagtttcaattctgagtatatattttcataatttgtgCAGCGTAGAGATATGGTATTTTATGGCGTTAATACTTTTTGCGGGATATTTAAAGAATGCGAAACTCTCTGTTGCTGGCTTGTCTATATGGTAAGCTTAAATGCTTAATTTACCTATATTTTAGATTCAAGGTTTTTGCTATCTTTCGgtatattttatcaattctGATTGATAAATCTAGCAAATTTTGACACGATACGTTATTTGACACGAATAAATAAGTTTGAGTTATCAAATTTGACacgtttattaaataaattatttcctaatcaactcaaatttttttttcttgatggGTTAGGATTTTAGTTCTTGACACATTTACCCACTTAATGACATGATTATTTGTGAAGAATAAACATTTATATAGTATTCCTAGAGGCAAATCCATGAATTTGGATTACCCCcggctaaattaaaaaaaattatattttaaagtgaacataaaaattcataagtAGAAAAAAGTGCATCAAATAAGGGggatacaaaaaaatttatccctATAAGTACGTACTTTAAACAAAATAGTTAtataaaaagagtagaaaataaaggcaattaaaaataaaaacactatTTTACAATTATGGAATCTGACTctaataaaatgtaattatacAAGGATTATATAAGGATTAATATAATACTTAAGGATTTTAAGctgaaataaatgaatacatgtaattacaatcaattaaaaattgcaAGTAAAACTTTAATGTTTGAAGTCAAGTACTTAATTACCAggtttcaataaattaaacaattcaaatttattcctctttttaaattataaaaatattattagttaaaagtttcaataataaactaaactcaacacaacaaaaatatatttgggtgTCGTTGTTTATATGCCAGGCGTTTTACTCTCTTTAAAGAACCagttgttgatgatttttctatcaaattaaagcttctcaaaatattcaaattttatcttagttaatgtaactaataaataaaatctcaaaattcagataaaaattttatgaaaatgttgATAATTGTTGCTATATGTTGTTTTTTAAAGTAGTTTAATACTAGTGACAATTTTATATTAGCTtgacatactttttttttaattaaaattttttaaataaattaaagtaataacATTTTACCCCCTAATGTTTTTAatctatataataaatatataatttactcattttataaaataagccactaatttcaattagaaaaaacataattgaattaaggacatatttgaaaataaaataaaaactctattatagtataaaattaatgaaaatataaggatAATTGTATTAGGGACATGTATGATATCAAAATGAAATCTCTATTATTGTATATAATTGATGGTAAATAAGGGGTATAATGATTTTTTCCCAAGTTTGCCTGTCCGCCACTGAGTATTCCATCTTGTAAATTTccagataaatttaaaattttaatagtgaaattgtgtaatattttagtagacatgttcattttataatattaatattatttattatttgagtgtacttttagtaaaataagtataaaatatttaatattaatcgTGTTAAATATGTATCAAACACATTAATAATAGccatccatttatttttcaaatcgagtttgaactttttatattttaacatgCTAAATAGTTCATGTTTAGCACAAATTGAAACTGACAATAACGCGATCAGATTTGCAAGctctattgattgatgatcATATACGTACTGTTCACACGAGCGCCTCGTATTGAGATTCGTGGGTGTTATTACCGTTGGTTACAACAACAAGAAGTTAACATCCAGTCAACAAGCGCCAATTTGGATTATCAATAACGAGGCGGAGCCGAAAAGTTCTTAATAATGATAGAAAGTTCGAACCATGacttcatttaatattttattttcaaacacaaatttaattgCTTAGCTCCCtcagattttcttttttatcatttacaACGTTTCTggagtttattatttttcattatgaCCCCAACATGTTAATTGCTAATGTGTAGTGATACAATGTTGACAAGTCAATTTGTTTGAGGTATTGTAGTTGTCTGTTTATTCGTCTCCCTTGCCACCACGGTTAAATGGAAATCCAATGACCAAGCAATGTTGGGAACTTCCTTTTTAGGAATTGCACTGGATCACTTGTATGAATATTAGAAACACAAAACAACGagaatttgtttgttttttttaactagCAGTTGCATTAATATAGCTGGTGCTTTGTTCACGAGTCCTCCTTTATGACATTTTGTTTGGCTTTGAACTGTTGCATTGGGATGCAGCATGAACATTTTGGGCTGGAGTAATATGGTGTCGATCGGAATGAATGCAGCTGTAAGGTACGTAATTAGTTCATTGATCAATCTCCTGGTTCTACCTACGTAcctaaaaatttcatttaactaatttaatttaagtccGAAAAATAAGTGCAGTGTGAGAACTTCAAATGAATTAGGGGCAGCTCATCCAAGAACTGCGAAACTTTCGTTAGTGGTGGCCGTGTTTTCTTCGTTTCTCATCGGTCTGACCCTCTCCCTCATTCTGATCGTCACGAGGAACCAGTACCCGGCCTTATTTTCAAGCGATCCGGAAGTTATAGATCTTGTTATTGATCTCACACCATTGCTGGCTCTCTGCATTGTCATTAACAATATCCAACCGGTCCTCTCGGGTGAATAACTAGTGCATTAATTGATACATTCTACATACATTTGCTCTATTAGCAATATTGCGTTATTTGAATTTTCGATACTTTAATGTGCGATCACTTCTCTGTAGGAGTGGCAATTGGAGCTGGGTGGCAAGCTACAGTTGCATACGTAAACATTGGGTGTTACTATCTCTTTGGCATTCCCCTGGGTCTCATATTGGGTTACTTGGTTGGCTTGGAAGTCAAGGTGATTCTTCATGcccttttcttattttctgttccttttttgttttttaaatgaatattttttcatgCTTCAAATTGGGAACCACCACAGACAAGACAACTGAATATTCAGATTATAATATATACCTAGTTAATTACTCATCAAGCAATAAACTAATGATGGACGGAGGCTTCCAACAAAGTAGAATTAGTCGGAGTTAATTTCTTGACGGGGGacttaatattattgataggAAATACATCTCCCTCTTAGATTTTGGTTAGGTCTCACATACAGTTCGTATAGAATTTctagattatgaaaaataGGCCTCTAGGCtatattgtaaatatatgGATTAATTCACACGATCAATAAACTCCAACTTGTAATATCTAAAGAGTGTAACAAATTCAAAGGGAGAAAAAAGGACTTAAAGATTGTTTTTCAATTGGCCATGAGCCAAACATTCGAGCTAGATTGTTAGTTTATATCAGTCAtatacatgttttttttttaatttatttttttctcaggGCATTTGGTGCGGAATGCTGTGTGGGACAATCTTGCAGACTTGTGTAATTTTTGGGATAATCTATAAGACCAACTGGAACAAAGAGGTATGTAATTTTAAGT contains these protein-coding regions:
- the LOC102610091 gene encoding protein DETOXIFICATION 29-like isoform X1, producing the protein MENNAKQPLISPLLEEEDQEQNRKPQNHLLVPESLPAVSTAVFTAGTDDIPPINGVRDFSREFLKEGKKLWYLAGPAIFMTICQYPLGAITQVFSGHISTLALAAVSVENSVIAGFSFGAMLGMGSALETLCGQAYGAGQLDMMGVYLQRSWIILITTALMLMFMYIFAQQILSLIGQTQEISNAAGTFATWMIPQLFAYALNFPMVKFLQAQSKIMVLAVIAAVALLLHTILSWLLILKLGLGLVGAAVALNASWWFIDITRLLYIFSGACGPTWSGFSWKAFHSLWSFVRLSLASAVMLCVEIWYFMALILFAGYLKNAKLSVAGLSICMNILGWSNMVSIGMNAAVSVRTSNELGAAHPRTAKLSLVVAVFSSFLIGLTLSLILIVTRNQYPALFSSDPEVIDLVIDLTPLLALCIVINNIQPVLSGVAIGAGWQATVAYVNIGCYYLFGIPLGLILGYLVGLEVKGIWCGMLCGTILQTCVIFGIIYKTNWNKEAAVAGDRIRKWGGHTENET
- the LOC102610091 gene encoding protein DETOXIFICATION 29-like isoform X2 codes for the protein MVPSRSRHLYDHMSIPSRRHHPSLLRPHQHPRPSCRLRRKLRHRRVLIRRHAYYIQLGMGSALETLCGQAYGAGQLDMMGVYLQRSWIILITTALMLMFMYIFAQQILSLIGQTQEISNAAGTFATWMIPQLFAYALNFPMVKFLQAQSKIMVLAVIAAVALLLHTILSWLLILKLGLGLVGAAVALNASWWFIDITRLLYIFSGACGPTWSGFSWKAFHSLWSFVRLSLASAVMLCVEIWYFMALILFAGYLKNAKLSVAGLSICMNILGWSNMVSIGMNAAVSVRTSNELGAAHPRTAKLSLVVAVFSSFLIGLTLSLILIVTRNQYPALFSSDPEVIDLVIDLTPLLALCIVINNIQPVLSGVAIGAGWQATVAYVNIGCYYLFGIPLGLILGYLVGLEVKGIWCGMLCGTILQTCVIFGIIYKTNWNKEAAVAGDRIRKWGGHTENET